ACGCTTCGGCATGCGCAGCAGCCGCAGTTTCGGTTCGGGCAGCCGGTGTTCGCGACACCAGGACTTCCAGCCCGCGAGTCGTCGCGTGAACTGCTCGATCGCCTTCGTCCGATACCACGCGGCCAAACTGGATTCGACCGCGGTCTCGATTCGCTCCGCGACGATGATGTGAAAGCGTCCTTCGATCAGACGGACGCCCGGGTTGGAGCCCGTTTGAATCTTCAAACGGTATTGCCGCCCCAGATAGCGATGCGTGGCGCCGCTGACATAACGGAGGGGAGTGCGGGCTTGGTTGAGGTCGGCGAATTTTCGGCGCTGAGTCGCGATCCAGCGCAGCCGGTGTCTCACTTTTTCTCGCAAGACACGATGCGTGGCGTCCAACGGCGAGGAGAGTTCGACGCTTCCGTCGGGCAGAACGCTGATAGCCAGTGTTCGCCGATCGCTGCGATGCACGCGACATGGTCCGGCGGCGGTGTGGATGATCTCGCCACTAGACATCCTGCGTGCGATTCCGCGCGATGCGCAGGCTGGTTTCGACGATGGCGTCCATCTGCACCAGCGTAAGCTTGAAGCCGCGCTCGTCCTGCAACCGGTAAAGAAAATCGTCCATTTCGTTGCGCATGCGGTTTTGGGCATCGACGTTTTCCCGCCAGCGGACGACCGCGTGTCGGGTGATGATGCGCTCGATCTCGCACGCCGCCTCCGCGAGGATTTCTTCCACGCGCGGTGTGGGCCGGTGACCTGAATACGGCGCGGGATCCTCCTCAACGTGAGTGGCCGCGCTCGCGCGCACGGACTCGGCG
This window of the Candidatus Didemnitutus sp. genome carries:
- a CDS encoding M48 family metallopeptidase produces the protein MSSGEIIHTAAGPCRVHRSDRRTLAISVLPDGSVELSSPLDATHRVLREKVRHRLRWIATQRRKFADLNQARTPLRYVSGATHRYLGRQYRLKIQTGSNPGVRLIEGRFHIIVAERIETAVESSLAAWYRTKAIEQFTRRLAGWKSWCREHRLPEPKLRLLRMPKRWGSSQRDGTIRLNPHLVKAPAACIDYVVAHEICHLSHPYHDRSFFRLLDQLCPNWRTLKHHLESADI